The genome window TCGCCGCGACGGTGTCCCGAAAGAGGGAAAACGGGGTCGCGGGGAGATGGAGGGGTATGGAGCAGTGCAATTCGTGTCTCTGGCGGAAAAGGACATTTTCCGGGCGAAACAGGCAGGGATGGGAGCCGCACCGAGTGGATACAAAAAAGAAAGGCCCCCTCCCCTTCACAGCATCGCGAGGATCGCGCGTGCCTGCAAGATCAGGAGGTCGGCCTGCGCGTCGGAGAGTTTCTTCCCCCTCTGTGCCTCGACGTGGTTGATGAACGCGTTCACCTGGTTCTTCGCCGCGACCGCGTTCCCGCGGGCGAGCGAGTCCAGCGCGGCGTCGAGCTTCGCGGTGAGGCTCCGGGCAGTGCCGTGGTCGAGGGTGAGCGTGGAGACGGTCTCTTCGAGGTCGCGGATCGCGTCCTGCGGGGATGCGTCGGTGACGGTGATGGTGACCGTCTCTGAAGCGCTCTCGGTCCCGTCCGTTGCGGTGAACGTCACGGTGTATGTCCCGGCCTGGTCGTAGCCGGGCGTCCAGGAGAACGTGGTGTCGGAGAAGGTTGCGCCGTATGGGAGGCCGGAGGCGGAGACCGTGACGGTGTCGCCGTCGGGGTCAGAGGCGGTGACGGAGAAGGTGAGCGTTGCGCCCTCGGTCACGGTCTTGTCGCCGATCGGGGAGAGGACAGGCGGGCGGTTCGCGTCGGTGACGGTGATGGTGAGAGTCTCCGATACGCTCTCGGTTCCGTCCGTTGCGGTAAACGTCACGGTGTATGTCCCGGCCTGGTCGTAGCCGGGCGTCCAGGAGAACGTGGTGTCGGAGAAGGTTGCGCCGTATGGGAGGCCGGAGGCGGAGACCGTGACTGTGTCGCCGTCGGGGTCAGAGGCGGTGACGGAGAAGGTGAGCGTTGCGCCCTCGGTCACGGTCTTGTCGCCGATCGGGGAGAGGACAGGCGGGCGGTTCGCAGGGGAAACAGGCTCCAGCACCCGGGTGTACACGCCGTTGGTATACGAGCCGCCGAAAATGCGCCGGTCGGTCCCGAAGGTGGGAGAGAATATGCAGTCGAACTCCATGTTCGGGACCCCGTCCGGGAGCGTCGTGTCCACATCAGTCCATGTAGACCCCCTGTCCCGC of Methanolinea sp. contains these proteins:
- a CDS encoding putative Ig domain-containing protein, which gives rise to MLALLLGLATVPCGLADSAWTPLGPAGVGVRVFAVSPDYPSDGEMIVVGNAQPSPVYITHDGGATWTTNYLAGTTEIINDVAYGSSPETIYIAGNMLFLCSYDGGVTWTRHFEDLANWQKPNIYDISVKGDIVALSAVEKVGISRDGGRTIQWIERTSTNGLPMGGYISVDVSPAFAQDGTILIGTYTGVYRSTDGGSTWVPAEGMPSVGTDGAWPYAIEISPDFPSDGTVYAYIWPHNLYKSTDGGATFAPIYPTKITGSVKLSLSPDYTADGTLMVSGFNFSAYKYFTAISRDRGSTWTDVDTTLPDGVPNMEFDCIFSPTFGTDRRIFGGSYTNGVYTRVLEPVSPANRPPVLSPIGDKTVTEGATLTFSVTASDPDGDTVTVSASGLPYGATFSDTTFSWTPGYDQAGTYTVTFTATDGTESVSETLTITVTDANRPPVLSPIGDKTVTEGATLTFSVTASDPDGDTVTVSASGLPYGATFSDTTFSWTPGYDQAGTYTVTFTATDGTESASETVTITVTDASPQDAIRDLEETVSTLTLDHGTARSLTAKLDAALDSLARGNAVAAKNQVNAFINHVEAQRGKKLSDAQADLLILQARAILAML